One window of the Cryptomeria japonica chromosome 7, Sugi_1.0, whole genome shotgun sequence genome contains the following:
- the LOC131059962 gene encoding calmodulin-like protein 7 has protein sequence MPKEEVELAVRSVSACGDDFLTAMEFGEFYRIVFSNEEEVDIVKDEEKAICEAFNVFDQNGDGFISAMELADVLSRLGFVEGKDVSCCESMIESVDYNGDGFVDIHEFRHLITRTSSASHPCLQCVAAV, from the coding sequence ATGCCCAAAGAGGAGGTGGAATTAGCTGTGAGATCAGTGTCTGCATGTGGTGATGACTTTCTCACTGCCATGGAGTTTGGTGAGTTTTATAGAATTGTATTTTCAAATGAGGAAGAAGTTGATATTGTGAAGGATGAGGAGAAGGCAATCTGTGaggcatttaatgtttttgatcaAAATGGAGATGGGTTTATCAGTGCAATGGAGTTGGCTGATGTTCTCTCCAGATTAGGATTTGTGGAGGGGAAGGATGTGAGTTGCTGTGAGAGCATGATTGAAAGTGTGGATTATAATGGAGATGGGTTTGTGGATATTCATGAGTTCAGGCATTTAATCACCAGAACTTCTTCTGCTTCGCATCCCTGTCTTCAATGTGTTGCTGCAGTCTGA